One Gimesia aquarii DNA segment encodes these proteins:
- a CDS encoding PAS domain-containing protein has protein sequence MIWLATMIGFLCLRQSRFKNELQIQLRSFFESCSLAVSIAESPRKFDWLNHQFKMLSGSANQVLDNVTLNAEIQKLTANKSKVNYRELEWHSTPLINDANQVVANLYLGIDIIEPGSPQTSLNTNSVDQISESFQIDADSKQDIPEEKQIEHEQKTVICRTHDILDTLIIFVGVYSIDGIILEANQSLLDAVKLKKSDIIGKIFWKTELWSYSVEVQQRLKQAMHRATAGETVRFDTQVKLADEKKMSLDITFSPLYDAEGNIIQIISSAVDISDRLITEKELIKKNEQLQAMLKAIPDLIFHIKNDGTIAGYESGANKNSILPTEQFLNKKVQDILPKHVVQKYEAAFLKLSKTKQTTSFDYRLKVNEQNRWFQAHLHPYLADELVVVIQDINDQKNIDIQTKNTHARLFESQRLAHVGSWEWNIQDDTVWWSEEVYRIFDLNASQFQPNYEAFLQIVHPDDRELVNQVVTNTLQNDSPFSIEHRIIRSDGEVRHVYQQAALKKNTDGETLLLYGTVQDVTERYEANRMAQEYRDELAHASRLAVMGELAAGISHELNQPLTAISNYSSSMKILLEQGQDVTELLSKIEAQSLRSGEIVRRLKLLAGKRKQQSFLFNIHTSIQSALQLINYELRLRQIQVKITSDKKFATVYADRVQIEQVLVNLFKNAAEAMEETTLPRVLTITLSSADDSMILISVTDTGKGIPAQFVDRLFTPFTTSKKEGLGIGLSLSRSLIEASGGKMWFSPNKSRGTTFYISLPGSQSQTEIDFS, from the coding sequence ATGATCTGGCTAGCTACAATGATTGGATTTCTTTGCTTACGACAGTCTCGGTTCAAAAATGAGCTCCAGATTCAATTACGATCTTTTTTTGAAAGCTGCTCTCTAGCAGTTTCCATCGCAGAATCCCCTCGAAAGTTTGATTGGTTAAATCATCAATTCAAAATGCTATCGGGTTCTGCAAATCAAGTGCTTGACAATGTAACATTAAACGCAGAAATACAGAAACTTACCGCAAATAAAAGCAAGGTAAACTATCGGGAACTCGAGTGGCATTCAACACCTCTCATCAATGATGCAAACCAAGTTGTTGCAAATCTCTACTTGGGTATAGACATTATAGAACCAGGTTCTCCCCAAACTTCATTGAACACCAACTCAGTGGATCAGATTTCAGAGTCATTCCAAATCGATGCAGATTCCAAGCAGGATATCCCAGAAGAAAAACAGATAGAGCATGAACAGAAAACAGTGATCTGTCGAACGCACGACATCCTTGACACTTTAATTATTTTTGTTGGAGTCTATTCAATTGATGGGATTATTCTTGAAGCCAATCAGTCGCTACTTGATGCAGTAAAACTAAAAAAGTCAGACATAATTGGTAAAATTTTCTGGAAAACCGAATTGTGGTCCTACTCTGTTGAAGTACAGCAACGATTAAAACAAGCAATGCATCGAGCAACGGCAGGAGAAACAGTCCGTTTTGATACACAAGTAAAATTGGCAGATGAAAAAAAGATGAGCCTTGATATCACATTCAGCCCGCTCTATGACGCTGAAGGTAACATCATACAAATCATCAGCTCAGCTGTTGATATTTCCGACCGCTTGATCACAGAAAAAGAACTCATTAAAAAAAATGAGCAGCTTCAAGCCATGCTCAAAGCAATTCCAGACTTAATCTTTCATATAAAAAATGATGGTACAATTGCAGGTTATGAAAGTGGTGCAAACAAAAATTCAATTCTGCCAACTGAACAATTCCTTAATAAAAAAGTACAGGACATTTTACCTAAGCATGTCGTTCAAAAATATGAAGCGGCATTTCTGAAACTCAGTAAAACCAAGCAAACAACTTCATTTGATTATCGATTGAAAGTCAATGAGCAAAATCGCTGGTTTCAAGCTCATCTGCACCCTTACCTTGCAGATGAACTTGTGGTTGTTATTCAAGATATCAACGATCAAAAAAATATTGATATTCAAACGAAAAACACACACGCCCGGCTTTTTGAATCACAAAGACTAGCTCATGTTGGAAGTTGGGAATGGAATATTCAAGACGATACTGTGTGGTGGTCAGAAGAAGTTTATCGAATTTTTGATTTAAATGCTTCACAGTTCCAACCAAACTATGAAGCATTTCTTCAAATTGTTCATCCAGATGATCGAGAACTCGTTAATCAGGTTGTCACTAATACTCTTCAAAACGACTCTCCATTCAGTATTGAACATCGAATCATTCGGTCAGATGGAGAGGTACGGCATGTGTATCAGCAAGCTGCACTGAAAAAAAACACAGATGGAGAGACACTGCTTCTATATGGGACTGTTCAAGATGTGACAGAAAGATATGAGGCAAATAGAATGGCACAGGAGTACCGCGACGAGCTAGCTCATGCCTCACGCTTGGCAGTAATGGGAGAACTGGCTGCAGGTATATCACATGAGCTTAATCAACCACTGACCGCAATTTCCAACTATAGTTCTTCTATGAAAATTTTATTGGAACAGGGTCAGGATGTAACTGAACTACTAAGCAAAATAGAAGCACAATCGTTGCGTTCAGGCGAAATTGTACGCAGATTAAAATTATTAGCAGGAAAGCGAAAACAACAATCATTTTTGTTTAACATACATACCAGTATTCAAAGCGCACTTCAGTTAATTAATTACGAATTACGCTTAAGGCAAATCCAAGTTAAGATCACATCTGATAAAAAATTTGCTACGGTCTATGCGGATCGTGTTCAGATTGAGCAAGTGCTCGTGAATTTATTTAAAAATGCGGCTGAAGCGATGGAAGAAACAACATTACCAAGAGTTTTAACTATTACGCTTTCATCTGCTGACGACTCTATGATTTTGATTTCTGTAACAGATACAGGAAAAGGTATCCCAGCTCAATTCGTAGATCGACTTTTCACCCCCTTTACAACAAGCAAAAAAGAAGGGCTCGGAATTGGTCTGTCTTTAAGCCGGTCTTTGATAGAAGCATCTGGTGGAAAAATGTGGTTTAGTCCGAACAAAAGCCGAGGTACCACTTTTTACATTTCTCTACCAGGATCTCAATCACAAACAGAAATTGATTTTAGCTAG